Genomic segment of Lentisphaera araneosa HTCC2155:
ATCCAATGGGATTGTATAATTTATACAAGTAACCGAGGGCTCATGTCAGATTTAGAAAAATCTTTCCAACATTTGAACAGTAACTTCCAGCAGTTTTATCAAGTTGATAAACTTGAAGAAATTGCTCATCCTGACTGCCCTATTCTAGATACACTCAGAAGCTCGCAGGAGCATTACACTGACGAAGAATTCATCACTGCGGGCGGAGAAAAGAAAATCTATCGCGTTCGCGACCTTCAGGGTGATCGCTACCTAGCTTTGGCACGTCCCGTTAATACCGAATCAGAGCAGGACTTAGAATCTTTTCTGAGAGAAGCTCGTATTAGTTCCCTACTTCAGCACCCCAATATTTTAAGTGTACACGAAACGGGCCTTGATAAAGATGGCCTCCCCTTTTTCACTATGGATTTCATGAGCGGTCAAACCCTTGCAAGTATTTTGAAAAAGCTTAAAAACAAGGATGCTCAAACTTTAAATAATTTCCCCTTAAGTCGACTCATAGACATTTTTCAAAAAATCTGTAGTGCTCTATCCTATGCCCACTCAAAAGCTATTTTGCACCTGGATATTAAACCTGCCAACATACAAGTCGGTGAACATGGTGAAGTACTACTTTGTGACTGGGGTTTAGCCCAAGTCATGAATGAAGATAAAAAGCAAGCTTCAAGTGATTATCATGCGAGTTCAAGCACACCCGATCCCAATATCCTCAACGACCTGACTCTCATTGGAGAAAGCTCTGGAACCCCAGGCTACATGAGCCCAGAAAAGCTTCGTAATGATGAACTTAGTCCAGCAAGTGATATCTATTCGTTAGGTTCCCTGCTTTACACTCTTTTAAGTTATCAAGAAGCTTTCCAAGGTTCGATTAAAGAGATAAGCGAGAAAACTTTAGCTGCTCACGTCTCACCCCCTAGCCTAATTTGCGATCATCGCATCCCCCGTGGTCTGGAAGCTATTTGTCTTAAAGCCATGAATCTCGCCCCATGTGATCGTTATCAAAAGATAGCTGAACTTGAAGATGACCTCAAGCTCTATTCATCTGGCTTTCCCACTAAAGCGCAAAACCCAAATGTCATTATTTACCTTAAGTCATGGAGTAAACGCCACCGTAAATCTTTGCTTTTAAGTTCTTTTTTTACAGCGCTTATTTTTATGCTTCTCTATATCTCTTTTGAGCAAATCAACTCTGAGCGCATCCAAGCCCTCACAGAAAAGAAACGAGCGGAAGAAAACCTTAGGCTCTATGAAAAAGAAAATGAGTATAGCACTATTCAAGCAGAAAATTTCATCGAGACCATTAACAACTTATACATCCTCAATAATTACGATGAGGCACCTAAGCGTATTAAAATCATTAAAAAATATCTAGAGCGAGACCTAAGTCCTAAGGACCGAAAGCTTTTACTTTCCTATAAGGCAGGTCTACATTTTGTTCTTCAGCAATATGATACATGTATCCAAGATCTTGAAAAATTAGACTACGCCAAGTCGGGTAAACTCCTGGCACTTCATAACTTATCTTCACGCTACAAAATCAAACTGAACCAACAAGGTAGCTTAGAAATCCCAGATCTTGAAAATCTAACTATCCAATGCCCCAATCACATTATTCACATGGTCTATTACAGCTATTTTTATCAC
This window contains:
- a CDS encoding serine/threonine-protein kinase, which gives rise to MSDLEKSFQHLNSNFQQFYQVDKLEEIAHPDCPILDTLRSSQEHYTDEEFITAGGEKKIYRVRDLQGDRYLALARPVNTESEQDLESFLREARISSLLQHPNILSVHETGLDKDGLPFFTMDFMSGQTLASILKKLKNKDAQTLNNFPLSRLIDIFQKICSALSYAHSKAILHLDIKPANIQVGEHGEVLLCDWGLAQVMNEDKKQASSDYHASSSTPDPNILNDLTLIGESSGTPGYMSPEKLRNDELSPASDIYSLGSLLYTLLSYQEAFQGSIKEISEKTLAAHVSPPSLICDHRIPRGLEAICLKAMNLAPCDRYQKIAELEDDLKLYSSGFPTKAQNPNVIIYLKSWSKRHRKSLLLSSFFTALIFMLLYISFEQINSERIQALTEKKRAEENLRLYEKENEYSTIQAENFIETINNLYILNNYDEAPKRIKIIKKYLERDLSPKDRKLLLSYKAGLHFVLQQYDTCIQDLEKLDYAKSGKLLALHNLSSRYKIKLNQQGSLEIPDLENLTIQCPNHIIHMVYYSYFYHSKSWPRESEKNINLIKILLNRINLLPPITDKEIKLSQYTDKTFSLDLSHHDYIRLNMPIAVYNRGRNLLLIIPLGKLDLSYTKFNNMVELNTYSMHELHIAGIPKLHNMHLFNTGKIKKVYHTLDLSDEKLKKDHPKVTFIRVKNTVDQ